In one window of Synchiropus splendidus isolate RoL2022-P1 chromosome 15, RoL_Sspl_1.0, whole genome shotgun sequence DNA:
- the LOC128772143 gene encoding glucocorticoid modulatory element-binding protein 1-like yields MMEKEEEEDSSGTKTQVVVHLQPIQQGGNHDAAGTGTTVLAVEAHHDDSEEEGEKMEYGYPITCGESRAVLLFKKFVCPGINVRCVKFNDQLISPKQFVHLAGKATLKDWKRAIRLGGVMLRKMMDSGQIDFYQHDTVCSNTCRSTKFDVLINSSQLPAGISVQPSPACLALDTLGGLLPSLTEVGHEVAEPLEDKLGSAAEWCPGLAGLINTSAANGHASKRKKSSTPDGGVSLWRCVADSGLMGDVLSSLQTEFLATLKGVEVRSEKDNLQETDAILLNTLCEMFGLLDSVRQAVGHKCSQNLEHRETADSFEGQRKKVRSHKSTASKTPQTLLNSSSQNLLPTAVSNSVIQPLSLMGFSATSYPQLPVNPHHGTHFSPSGSRYQPAASRDGRLCRPEGKLDGTEARKPEKVHRPGHDGRSGTRQDFGHEGDRLQQEPQNEKLTETAVLCGVEKVLGRKASKKVKTK; encoded by the exons ATGatggagaaagaagaggaggaggactccAGTGGCACCAAGACCCAGGTCGTAGTGCACCTGCAGCCCATCCAGCAAGG GGGAAACCATGACGCTGCAGGCACTGGGACTACAGTGCTGGCTGTAGAGGCGCATCATG ACGACAgcgaagaagaaggagagaagaTGGAGTACGGCTACCCCATCACCTGCGGGGAGAGCAGGGCTGTGTTGCTCTTCAAGAAATTCGTCTGCCCGGGAATCAACGTCAGATGCGTGAAA TTTAATGACCAGCTCATCAGCCCCAAGCAGTTTGTCCACCTGGCGGGAAAAGCCACCCTCAAAGACTGGAAGCGAGCCATCAGGCTGGGAGGCGTGATGCTCAG GAAAATGATGGACTCTGGGCAGATAGATTTCTACCAGCACGACACGGTGTGCAGCAACACCTGCCGCAGCACCAAATTTGACGTGCTGATCAACAGCTCGCAGCTTCCTGCCGGGATTTCAGTGCAGCCAAGTCCAGCCTGCCTGGCTCTGGACACCCTGGGAGGTCTGCTGCCTTCGCTGACAG AGGTCGGACATGAAGTGGCGGAGCCGCTGGAGGACAAGCTGGGCTCAGCTGCAGAGTGGTGTCCCGGTCTGGCTGGACTCATCAACACCAGCGCTGCCAACGGACACGcttcaaagagaaagaagagcagCACACCAG ATGGAGGTGTGAGTCTCTGGAGGTGTGTGGCGGACTCGGGCCTGATGGGGGACGTCCTGTCCAGCCTGCAGACTGAGTTCTTGGCGACTCTGAAAGGAGTTGAAGTTCGGAGTGAGAAGGACAACCTGCAGGAGACCG ACGCCATCTTGTTGAATACCTTGTGTGAGATGTTTGGGCTGCTGGACTCAGTGCGGCAGGCTGTGGGACACAAATGTAGCCAGAACCTGGAgcacagag AAACGGCCGACAGTTTCGAAGGACAGAGGAAGAAGGTGAGAAGTCATAAATCCACAGCCAGTAAAACCCCACAGACCCTCCTGAACAGCTCGAGCCAGAACCTGCTCCCGACCGCCGTCAGCAACTCTGTGATCCAGCCTCTGTCTCTCATGGGCTTTTCTGCCACGTCATACCCACAACTCCCCGTTAATCCTCATCACGGCACCCATTTCTCTCCGTCTGGGAGCCGGTACCAGCCGGCTGCCAGCAGAGACGGTCGCCTGTGCAGACCTGAGGGGAAGCTTGATGGCACTGAGGCCAGGAAGCCTGAGAAAGTCCACCGGCCGGGACACGACGGACGCTCGGGGACCCGCCAGGACTTTGGACATGAGGGTGACAGGCTTCAGCAGGAGCCCCAAAATGAGAAGCTGACGGAGACAGCAGTTCTCTGTGGTGTGGAAAAAGTATTAGGAAGAAAAGCATCCaagaaagtcaaaacaaaataa